The DNA sequence CGAACATAAACAGTATAGTCTTTCCGTCATCATCTAAAAGTCTCGAGTTCAAGTcttacttttaatttaaaaaaaaaaactaaacaagatcaataaaaatatcaaatctCAACAGCAAAACACCTCTGAATGGAGCATCCATGAGTGATAAAGCTGTAAGAATAGAATTCGCTGAAACCTTCATCACACGCAGTGGCATGCAACTGTCCATCTTCAGTCATTTTAATATGAACTCTAAGGCAACAAATATCAGCAAAATTCTCATTAAGTTCCAGCAGTTTCATTGATTTATGACGTTTCCAAAGGAGAAACAAGTCGTCAGCTGCAGTCTTAACCATAATGGGCTTCATTCCCGGAGGCACAAGAAAAAGAGAGCCTTCCACTGTCTTCCTAACCTAGGTTCTTTCCACTCTGTTGAGTTCATGCCCCACTAACATTGGCCATGGGTTTTCAACATACTGATACAAAATTTCACCAATCTATGCTGTCTGAAACCCATAACCAGTCGATGACATATTTTTATTCCACGCCTCTTTCATTTGATTATAAACCCAAGATGTAAGAGATCCATCATCAAAACCATCAGAATTGGGGATGTTCTTGAACTCTTTCCAACTACCAACCACTGGGTCAAGAATCTTGCCAAGGATGCCCGACTTCTGCGATGGTTCTCCCACCACGTAGACCTTTTTGTGGAGGGCAGTCGCTCGGCCTTTGTCATGAGGGATGCGCATGCTGGGACCCTATCTCCAGCGGTTGAAACGGCAGTCAAGAACCCACACATCGGCAGAAAGGGCATCACCGGAATAATCGCCGATTATATAGATGTCATGATTTAGGAGGGCGCACATGGTGGATGGTCGGAACGTGGGTGAAGGAATGAGTGGAAGCCGGAGGACAGGGTCGGGGTCGTCAGGGTTGACCATGAATCATTGGACGTGGTTGGAATCAGGATAGTTGACGGAGAAGTATAGCATGGTTTGCTTACCATAAAAGGTGGTGTGGGCTTCATAGAAGAGCGGAGAAGAGAGGAGGGAGTGAACGGTTTTGGAAACTTGAGACAAATTTGAGTGGTAGGACCGTGGCACGCGTGCTAAGCAATCCAATGCGACATCGTTGGGAAGAGAGGGGATTAGCCCGTcttgcttctcttgttcttgttcttgtaTTTCTGATGCTTTTGATTTTTTCTGAGCACCAGCAACTTCAGCTAACAATAACATTGTTGTTGCTTTCTACTTTAAAATTGGCTTAGTGCTACGAACATACACTAATTTAATCTTGTACAAACTCTTTCTTGACTCTATACGCACAGACCACTTTTTTGATGAGGAGCAAACAAACATAAAAAAAGATAGAGAAAACGAAGCTAATCTAAATCCACCTGTAGAAGTTGCAGCAAGTTCATAAGAGGTTGTGGCCAAAGACAATGCTGAGTGTCAACTATATTTACAGGTCAATTTAATCATTCATCCTTTATATCTAAAATTGTTATAATTTAAAaggtaaaatttaaaatttataaagataaaaaaattaaaaataagttaatatTAATCGGATAAGATTTGGCTTCAAATTAAATGTGTTCATTATTATCTAATCACTAAATATCTTGTTTTAAATGCAGCCTAGTCAAGTAATCTctatgttaaaatataattaatatctcttcaatataattttttttcacccaaatattaaaaaaagataaaaataaaagtaaaaataaaaaattaacataaaacaACTGAATATTAGAAAACtaattcttttattaatatcagctaatttcttaaaaaatattttatttatcttaaattttatactCTAATTCATAAATCtttaattataaattctaaattttaaattttttataaaataaaaatttttagtattaaaaaatGGCTAATATATTTACTGTAtagtaaatatatttaaaattttaaatattttaactttttatacaaattttttatgCTAAAAGAACTAACATAATTTATTAGTAAAATCCTTATTTCTCCTTCATTCTTAGTCAGATTTGACTTATAAAACTTtgacttttcaaaaataatttactaatttttttcagaaaaagtataacaattatatatttgttaatttaaataaaaattattttcaatagacataaattttaaaaatgtgtTAGGTAAAAAACGGTTTTAATatttaaagtaattttaatagatataaatataataaaaagtaaaaataaatataaatataaatattcattaatatataaaattaatataacatTGTTAAAACGCTTGgataaaaatatgtataaatatatttaaagtTCGATCGAGAAtgttttttgtttaattttttttttcaaaactataTTTGGATAAACAGCATAAGACATCGAGTTgactatttaaattttttcgaaattttttaatttaaggttaattgtttaaattattctaatattaaattttccataaacatattttattaattgaaacGGAccgtttatttttaaaaaatgttaaatttatatatatttttatgaaaaattaatatgGTTGTGCATGTATATGCTGAAGATACTAGAACAAATTGGAGACTATTTATTTGAAGCAAGAAAGTCACAGTCATACTTATAACGATGATGACAGTGATAGACATAAAAGCTAATGGAAAAGTATGCATTCCATAACCTAACCAATTATAGATTTTGCTCATAGGAAGTTTGAACTGCGaggaattaaaaattaaaagggaCGTGATACTAACcggatatatatataaagtaaaaCACACTGCATGGAAAGTTGACATTCAAGAATGATATCAAATCTGAACTGCAAAACACCGCCTAAGGACGCAGTCCCCAATGATAGAGCGGAAGGAGTGCCATCACAAGTCATCAGAATGGTTCAAATAAGAGAAGATTGTTTGGGACCAAGAAGAGACGTAGCAGAAAACTCCAACAACGCTTTCATTGGGCAACGCTTTGCGGGCCTCCACGTCTGGGAAAGCACTCTGTAATGCCAACATGGCACGCGTGTTAAGCAGTTCGAATGAGAGATGGAGGGACGGGATTagcttctcttcttcttgcGGAGGTTTAGGGTTAATTGTGTACATGAGGAGAACGAAGACATCTTTTTAGTCAATGAATTTAAAAGATAACATAGATCAAATGAAAAGGTCGGTGGAGGAGTACTTATTTTTTcggaaaaaaattattatgtaaggctattattttatattttaaatcttccatatgttttaaaaattcaaattcaaatataattaatctaCACGATTTCTAAAATATGAAAATCAACTCCatccaattcaaatttttaaaagcttgcattgttttgtttcaattttgaataggattaacaaatattttaaaaaataaaattggattgTTAGAATAGTTAATTAACTCATCAacttagtggaatttgaatctaaTCTTTTGTATACAGAATCAGACCTAATGAAACTCTCGCAACAAATTAAATTaaggattttttttgttttcattttcaagtattttttatttttagaattttattaaaaaataataaaattatatttttaccataaaattctaaaaatataaaatatttaaaagaaaaaaaaatacaatattatAGTAGATTTTAGCTCTCTTGTTAGATCGCACAATGACCTTGGTGCTCAGGTATTTTGATGGACAGTTTAAAATTGAGAAACATCAATCACATGGTAACAAAAATTTCACAAACCACGCCCCTTCAATTAACAAATATTTGATTTTACTTACCCTTGCACCACAAATTAGAAAGACTTATTGTAGTTTAATAATGTTCTACATTCATGTAAAAAATGTATCAAAGTTATTCAAGTAATATTGGCCAGATGCGCTCTCCTCCCCTTCCCTCCCCTCTCTCGTTTGTCATACACGCGCTACATATAACGTGCTGCAACCTAAATCTTTGTTCAACGTAAACTTTTTGCTGCAATGTAAACCTTCTTTTCTGCTCgcgttttcttcttcttttctactTGCGTTCTTCCTTATTGATCTGCATTGCCTTCGTCGTTCTCCTCTAATTACTGATTGCGTTCATCTTCTCATTTTCTTCTTTCGAGTTGGTTACGTTGCATTTATCTTCTTCCTattcttctttgttttcttcttcgatctgcACTTCTGAATCGAAACAACGGATGACTCAACTTCAAATCAGTTGAATGAGAGCGATTTAGATTATTCTTCTGAAACGAATCAAAGTGACGAAGTTTGGATTATTCATTTTtgaatcgaattgaatagaatgcaattgttaatttaaattgaattaaatttgaattgaatggacGGAGGCGTActgaattgaattaaattgaattgataatctgTGTAAATTGTAGGAGAGctgtttgaatttaattttatacaatggattatgtttcgttcactcagtactatacaattgtttcaccatgagtacACATTCGGTTCATTATGTAGAAACTAttcgaatttgattttatataattgatTATGTTTTGTTCACTCACTCTATAacgtgttcggttcattatgcagaaagctGTTCGAATTTGATTctatataatggattatgtttcgttcactcAGTACTAGACAATTGTTTTACCATGAGTACGCGTttcggttcattatgcagaaagctgttcgaatttgattttatataatggattatgtttcgttactatacaattgtttcactaTGAGTACATGTTTCGGTTCACTATGCAAAAAGCTGTTCGAATtggattttatataatggattatgtttcgttcactcagtactatacaattgtttcactaTGAATACGTGTTCGGTTTATTATGCAGAAAGATGTTCGAATTTGAATTTATACCATGGATATATAATATTCcattcatttagtactatacaattatTTCACCATAATAACATGTTTGGTTCATTTttgttctgcataattcaaaactcttccttcTCACCTTCTACTGTTTCTTCACCATAATTATTCATTTATCTTATTTGTACGAATTAATCTGTGTTTCTACTATTTAGGTGTTAATTATTGTTTATACCCTGACCCAACACTAAGGCCAAAGtccaaataagataaaaaggcTCAATCACAGATTGGCCTCCCCACATAACCGACCTCTACAGAAGTGGTCGGAGTCAACACAAACTCCCCCAAAGAAGTCGGGAGCGAGGATTAGCTAACAGATagcacttattcaaataagtaacagtccctaaaatctctcaacccactttCAGGAGTCATATCTCAActtccctaagataaagggacggttattctccttaaaaggtggaactactccaattgtggttattggttcaccactataaatacactgacacccctcacgTATCACTAagttccaatactctctaaaccTGCCTAGGCTCCTACTGACTTAAgtatcggagtgtctttgcaagTACCACCTCCCATTCTTTGATACACGGAAGTCGAACGGAGGCTCCCTGACGCTAAGCAAGTCGGAGATTTCCCTCTTCAAACGATTGGGCCAACCTAGCGAGTCCAGCTCACTAATCTCCGATTATCCAACGTAACAATTATATTTCtattaatatttctttttcaattgtaGATTTGCATTTAAgcgagaagaaataaaaaatcttgcctTGATGCAGGTTAAGAAGATACTTTAGGAGAATAGAAGATCACTCACAGACTTTCCGAGGATGCCAATTCCATCAAATTGTATTACCGCGAGCACTAATGATCATTTATTGATAGAAGAACTAAACTTTGATGTTGATTCTTTGACAAATGAGATGAATCATTGTTTGCAATCATTAAAAGATGAACAACGAAGTGCATATGAGAGAATTATGGCTGCAATTTATGGGACCAAATCAGGTTTCTTTTTTCTATATGGATATGGTGGAATGGGAAAACATTTTTGTGGCGAACCCTTTCTGCTTCAATAAGGAGCCATCGTGATATTATTTTGAATGTGGCTTCAAGTGAAATTGCGCATCATTACTTCTTTCTAATGGAAGAAATGTACATTCCAAATTTAAAATTCCACTCAGCATTACTGAGAATTCTGTTTGTAATAAAATTCCATTCAACATTACTGAGAATTCTGTTTGTAATATGAAGCCAGTGAGTCCTCACGCTAAACTATTAGCAAAGGCAAAACTCATTGTATGGGATGAGACACCAATGATAAGTCAATATTGTTATGAAGCTCTTGACAAGTGCCTAAAGGATATTCTTCGGTTCACTACaggttaaaaacaaaatttgcCTTTTGGAGAAAAGGTCGTAGTGTTGGGTGGAGATTTTAGGCAAATTTTGCCGGTGATTCCAAAGGGTTTGAGACAAGACATTGTTCAAACAACAATCAGTTCTTCATATATTTGGCAATTTTGCACTATTCTTactttgacaaaaaaaaaaaaaaatgaggcTAACAATGGGTTCTGTTGGTCTTAACATTGATGATGTCAAAAAGTTTAGTCAATGGTTATTGCAAATTGGTGATGGCTTAGTGGGAGATTCCACCCAAGGTGAATCTCAAGCTGAGATTCCTTCTGAAATTTTAATTAACAATTTTGATTCTGATTTGGATGAGcttattaaatttgtttatcCTAGTCTCTTGCAAAACATGGTTCACGTTTCATATTTTAAGCACTGGTGTATTCTTGCTCCTACTTTAGAGGTTGTTGATAAAGTCAATAATTATATGATGTCCAATCTCCCAGGAgagaataaaatatatctaaGTTTAGATTTACTGTGTGTTGAAGAGAAGAATATAAAGGCAGAATTAGATGTCTTTTCAATTGATATTTTAAATGGAATAAATTGCTCAAGATTACCACCTCACAAGCTAATCGTCAAGGAAAGTGTCTCTATTATGTTGCTGTGGAATATTGATCAAGCATCAGGTTTGTGCAAGGGTACTAGATTGtaaattagaaaaatgaaaaatcatATAATTGAAACTGTTACTCTTATCGGTCTCAACATTAGACAAGTTGTCTTGATACCAAGAATTAACATGGTGTCCAATAATGAGACTTTGCCAATGAAGTTTTATCGTAGACAATTTTCTGTGATTGTTTCATTTGCAATTACAATAAACGAATCACAAGAACAAATATTGTGTACCATTGGTTTGTATTTACCTAGATCAGTATTTACTCATGAACAATTATACGTTGCACTATAACACTCTTGGACAATTATACGTTGCACTATCAAGAGTGCATAATAAACAAGGTTTGAGAATATTACTGAAAAATCATGATGACTTTAAAAAAGGATGCACTTTGAACGTGGTTTATGACAAAGTTTTTCAGAACATGTAACATAGCATACTTTCTAACTTAAATTAGCTATATCCTTGCAAAATTATGGTTGatacttttattttagtttaaataaaCTATATAAGTTCCATCGATTTATCACTCTTTCTAACATCAAAAagttctttttccttttttgtaAGTGTTGGACATGATTTTTTCACATTTTAAGCAAGTGTatacaattttattttactattttattaatttttaaaaaaaatcatgaattttGGTACTTAAATTAATCAGGTGAATTTGTTACTTTTTCATATgtgaaaaaaatgtaaattcTTATTAGTAAAATATTCAGTTATATAATGAAAGCATCTATTAATTCATTCAATTTCttcaatatttttctttgttgtatggtaaatattaaaataaatatttatgcAGGCACATGTATTATaagaaataaaatcaaagtaCTAATATGAATTTATATTCATGAGATATTTATATTGTTATTTACAAAAGGGtagaatataaataatttaagatAACTGGAGTCCATTTTATAAATCTTCAAACTATATTAGTTTAATAAATAttatggttttgattttttttttctttattcattTCCAGGATTTGACTTTTCCGTGCTTCCATGATTCTCATCAAGTTGAGATGGCCGAGTTGGTCTAAGGCGCCAGATTAAGGTTCTGGTCCGAAAGGGCGTGGGTTCAAATCCCACTCTCAACATAGtttgttttaaataaattttgtgcCTGGCAAGCGTGGAGCCCCCTATGATATCTGCTTTAAGCTGCAAGGCTCCAATAATCAAAGAGGCAGATAGCCACGGATAATGCGGGTGACATGCATGGCTTGCACACCACTCACAAAACCACACCTTGCTCACTCTTATCACCATAGTTTCCATTATAGCCATCGCAGAAGCTTCAGGGCTTCCTCTGCTGCTCCTGGTGTAGACCTCAACACTCTCCAGTCTGCCATTACCAAGGTACTCGTGCtcactctttattttctttttaccaaaaattcTAAATAGACAAGATCATATATTTGGGTTTGTTAGGTGACTGTCAAAACTCAATTCCTCTGTTGTGCATAAAAGGTTGAATACATTGGGCAAGAAACATTTTCCAGTTAGTTGTTTAACTGCTGAacattatttttctctttttgattATACCAAGTTGAACTTAGGTTGAATGAAGCTATtcaaataatttagaatttagatgAGAAGAATATAAATTGTGTTTGTGCAGAAAGACAGTAATGCTGTTAAAGAGGCACTTGATCAGCTCAGTGAAGTTGGTTGGGCCAAGAAATGGAGTTCTCAGCCATACGTTTCACGCCGCACGGTCAGTATCCAATACAAGTGTCCCTAATTCCTAAACATTAACCTTATCAACTAAATCCTGACTGCATTCATGGCCATAGGATGTTCAATTCCCCCCAGTTGTTATTAATATGTAGGCTTCGTCAGTCTTACAAGTTTTGACCTTTCAAAATTTGTGCTCCAGACATCACTCCGAGAGCTGACGACTCTAGGAATTAAGAATGCCGAGAACCTTGCAATCCCAAGCGTCAGGAATGATGTGAGTTATGTACTTTTCTATCTTCATCATGTATGTATACAAGGGGATGAGACATGAGGAGTAGTACTTTGTAGTGTTTAATCTGTAAAGCTATTTAAACTGTACATATAGTAGCCAACTATAGACTTTGATTTTGAACCATAGCTCCTGGAGTTCTTGTGTCAGTGTCCCATTcatgaaaatttgattttttttttccaagtCCAATAAATAATAGAGATCTTTGGTGATGCAGGCAGCTTTTCTTTTTACTGTGGTGGGAACAACTGGATTCTTAGGTCTTCTTGCTGGCCAGCTTCCCGGGGTATCTCTCTCAGACACTTCTGTTTTGATATGCGTATCTTTTTAATGATCTCTACAGAAATTTCAGAGTATGATGGAGTCTTGTAGTATTGAAGGATGCATTTGTAATAACTAATTAAGTCATGATATAACTGATTGGGGAGAACCTGAGAGAAGTTAAATTGGAAAATTTAGCAACTTTTACCTTTTCTGCTTCTATGATGATCTTACCCTGCATATTATATTCTTGGAATTTCACTGGTGAAGAGTAGAGTTGGGTGAAAATAAACATTTGAGAACCattttccttctaattttcaCCTCCCTGCTTTCTGCTTCCAATTCCATGTTGACTATCTTTTGATCTCTGATTAATGGTTGGTGATTCTTGTAGGATTGGGGCTTCTTTGTACCATACTTGATTGGAAGTATTTCCTTAGTAGTTTTGGCTATTGGTAGCATATCCCCCGGGTACATATGAATTTGGTTTACAATGGAAGAGTGATTTCTTTCTCTTCAGTGTGTGCTTTGACATTAACACTCCTCTCACTGACATGCTAGTGTAGGCTTCTCCAAGCAGCTATAAGCAGCTTTTCAACATTTTTCCCTGATTATCAAGAGAGGATTGCCAGACATGAAGCAGCACACTTCTTAAGTACTACTGACTCTTTACTTTCTTGGTCTATATACAAAAGGCTTCACATATATCTGTGACTTATCTTTGTTCATTCTAGTTGCTTATCTGCTTGGTGTACCCATTTTGGGGTATTCATTGGATATTGGGAAAGAGCATGTCAACCTTATTGATGAGAGGCTTGAAAAACTTATCTATAGCGGTCAACTTGATGCCAAAGAGCTAGACAGGTGTTTACTCTCAATTTTGAAGTAACTTCTTCAATAACCCAGTATCAAACTAAGATTCATatgaattaaaatataaaaaataaactcttatttatttatttatttatttattcagaTTGGCTGTTGTATCAATGGCTGGACTAGCAGCAGAAGGTTTGGAATATGACAAGGTGGTTGGTCAATCTGCTGATCTTTTCAGTCTGCAGGTTAAATCTATGTTAGCAAGATTAGATGGGAATGTCTAGTTTTGTATCTATCTTTTCTATAATTCAAATAATCCAAATTCTTTTTTCCTACAGAGATTCATAAACAGAAGCAAGCCACAACTCAGCAAAGATCAGCAACAAAATCTCACTAGATGGGCTGTAAGTTCTTCATACACTTTAACCCTACATATAATGGCATTATGCGTATGCCTTTTAACTGTTTGAATTCATGCACCCCTTTCCCTTTAGGTTCTGTTTGCTGCTTCTCTCCTGAAAAATAACAAGGTAAGTCATGAAGCATTGATGGCATCAATGTCAAACAAGGCAAGCGTACTAGAATGCATTCAAACAATCGAGAGTTCAGCATAGTTGGAAGGCCCTCTCTGCTAATCAAGGCTTTTCTAACAGAGGCTATTTCTGCTTTGGATTTTCGGGGCTATTGAGTTATACGTGTCTTATAGCTTTGGTTCACACAATCTTTAGATTGGGATATTTGTAATAATGAACTCCACACAAATAGGGAAACTGCAAAAAAAAGGAGCAGATAGTGTTCTACTAATTCTTGTTAGTTGTTAATATATAACGAATACCCATTTTTTCTTATGTTAAGATGTAATAGCTACACTCTGTCACTCTATGAACGATACTCCATTTTCTGAGGTAAAATACTTGAGAAAATTGCGTAATCCAATTTTGCTAAATTGGTAGCGATCATCGAGATAACTACaacttttattaatattagaaGGAATCAAGTTTTAGCATCTTGAGTGTTGGTATCACCCATCTCAAAACAAATTTCTCCATCCTTCtacatatgcttgaataaaggGAAAAAAGCTTTTAGGTTCAACATTCCATTACAAACAAATTATACATGATATATGCGCATTATTTATTCTATCTATGTATTTTTTCATGAGAATCTAACTACGTCAATGGTAATTTTTTACACACAAGCGCCTTCAAAATGTAGTGTATATATAGATCACTGCTTTCCGATATCAAGTATATGGTATAGATTATTATGTAGTTTGCATGCATCATGAATTGTCGATCACAATTCATCAAACCAATCACGAGGCTCAGTTTCATAGAACAAGCCGTCAACGATCTGGTCAATAACTGAATCGATGAAGCTGTTGCAGCTAACGGTGAAGATTTTACCC is a window from the Arachis stenosperma cultivar V10309 chromosome 3, arast.V10309.gnm1.PFL2, whole genome shotgun sequence genome containing:
- the LOC130969073 gene encoding uncharacterized protein LOC130969073 isoform X2, translating into MRVTCMACTPLTKPHLAHSYHHSFHYSHRRSFRASSAAPGVDLNTLQSAITKKDSNAVKEALDQLSEVGWAKKWSSQPYVSRRTTSLRELTTLGIKNAENLAIPSVRNDAAFLFTVVGTTGFLGLLAGQLPGDWGFFVPYLIGSISLVVLAIGSISPGLLQAAISSFSTFFPDYQERIARHEAAHFLIAYLLGVPILGYSLDIGKEHVNLIDERLEKLIYSGQLDAKELDRLAVVSMAGLAAEGLEYDKRFINRSKPQLSKDQQQNLTRWAVLFAASLLKNNKVSHEALMASMSNKASVLECIQTIESSA
- the LOC130969073 gene encoding uncharacterized protein LOC130969073 isoform X1, translating into MRVTCMACTPLTKPHLAHSYHHSFHYSHRRSFRASSAAPGVDLNTLQSAITKKDSNAVKEALDQLSEVGWAKKWSSQPYVSRRTTSLRELTTLGIKNAENLAIPSVRNDAAFLFTVVGTTGFLGLLAGQLPGDWGFFVPYLIGSISLVVLAIGSISPGLLQAAISSFSTFFPDYQERIARHEAAHFLIAYLLGVPILGYSLDIGKEHVNLIDERLEKLIYSGQLDAKELDRLAVVSMAGLAAEGLEYDKVVGQSADLFSLQRFINRSKPQLSKDQQQNLTRWAVLFAASLLKNNKVSHEALMASMSNKASVLECIQTIESSA